The Streptomyces sp. NBC_01689 genome includes a window with the following:
- a CDS encoding gamma-glutamyltransferase family protein, protein MFTTRPTLQGTFGMVSSTHWLASQSAMAVLEDGGNAFDAAVAAGFVLHVVEPHLNGPAGEVPILLAPAGGAVRVLCGQGGAPAGATIAHYRELGLELVPGTGPLAAAVPGAFDAWMLLLRDHGTKSLADVLKYAIGYAEDGHAPVERVGETVDVVRELFETEWTSSAEVYLPDGTPPRPGELFRNPALAATWRRLLAEVSAAGDREAEIEAAREVWRTGFIAEALVRQAGRPTMDTSGERHTGTLTAADLASWSAAYEAPATYDWRGWTLCKAGPWSQGPVLLQQLALLPRELPPHGSADYVHLLVEGCKLAMADREAWYGDAAEVPLDALLSDDYNAARRALVGDEASYELRPGAPGGRTPRMSGHARRTASGEQGFDALAVPGAGEPTVAGRTVEPEVTPDGSTRGDTCHLDVVDRWGNMVAATPSGGWLQSNPVVPELGFPLGTRLQMAWLEEGLPNSLTPGRRPRTTLTPSLALRDGVPVMAFGTPGGDQQDQWQTHFFLSVALRAEVRGGLDLQGAIDAPNWHNDSFPGSFYPRGMRPGSLTVESRTDPAVVGELRRRGHDVQVADAWSEGRLCAVARDPRTGVLSAAANPRGMQGYAVGR, encoded by the coding sequence ATGTTCACGACCCGACCGACCCTCCAGGGCACCTTCGGCATGGTGTCCTCCACCCACTGGCTCGCCTCGCAGTCCGCCATGGCCGTCCTGGAGGACGGCGGCAACGCGTTCGACGCCGCGGTCGCCGCCGGCTTCGTCCTGCACGTCGTCGAGCCGCACCTCAACGGACCCGCGGGAGAGGTCCCGATCCTCCTCGCCCCGGCGGGCGGCGCGGTCCGGGTGCTCTGCGGGCAGGGCGGGGCGCCCGCCGGGGCGACGATCGCGCACTACCGGGAACTGGGTCTGGAGCTCGTACCCGGAACCGGCCCGCTCGCCGCGGCCGTCCCCGGCGCCTTCGACGCGTGGATGCTGCTCCTGCGCGACCACGGCACGAAATCCCTCGCCGACGTCCTGAAGTACGCGATCGGATACGCCGAGGACGGGCACGCGCCCGTGGAGCGGGTCGGGGAGACGGTCGACGTCGTCCGCGAGCTGTTCGAGACGGAGTGGACCTCGTCCGCCGAGGTGTACCTGCCGGACGGGACGCCGCCGCGGCCCGGCGAGCTCTTCCGCAATCCCGCGCTCGCCGCCACCTGGCGGCGACTGCTCGCCGAGGTGTCCGCGGCGGGGGACCGCGAGGCCGAGATCGAGGCGGCACGGGAGGTCTGGCGCACCGGATTCATCGCCGAGGCCCTGGTGCGTCAGGCCGGACGGCCCACCATGGACACCAGCGGCGAGCGTCACACCGGCACCCTGACGGCCGCCGATCTCGCCTCCTGGTCCGCGGCCTACGAGGCGCCGGCGACCTACGACTGGCGGGGGTGGACCCTGTGCAAGGCGGGCCCCTGGAGTCAGGGCCCGGTCCTCCTGCAGCAGCTCGCCCTCCTCCCGCGGGAACTGCCGCCGCACGGCTCCGCCGACTACGTCCACCTGCTCGTCGAGGGCTGCAAACTCGCCATGGCCGACCGGGAGGCCTGGTACGGGGACGCGGCCGAGGTGCCGCTCGACGCGCTGCTGTCGGACGACTACAACGCGGCACGCCGGGCCCTCGTCGGCGACGAGGCCTCGTACGAGCTGCGCCCCGGCGCCCCCGGCGGGCGCACCCCGAGGATGAGCGGCCACGCCCGGCGGACGGCCTCCGGGGAGCAGGGCTTCGACGCGCTGGCGGTACCCGGCGCCGGCGAACCCACCGTGGCCGGGAGGACCGTGGAACCCGAGGTGACGCCGGACGGCTCCACCCGCGGCGACACCTGCCACCTCGACGTCGTGGACCGCTGGGGCAACATGGTCGCGGCGACCCCCAGCGGCGGCTGGCTCCAGTCCAACCCGGTCGTCCCCGAACTGGGTTTCCCGCTCGGCACCCGGCTCCAGATGGCCTGGCTGGAGGAGGGGCTGCCCAACTCCCTGACGCCCGGCCGCCGTCCGCGCACCACGCTGACGCCCTCGCTGGCGTTGCGCGACGGGGTGCCCGTCATGGCGTTCGGCACCCCGGGAGGAGACCAGCAGGACCAGTGGCAGACCCACTTCTTCCTGTCCGTGGCCCTGCGCGCCGAGGTGCGCGGCGGGCTCGACCTCCAGGGCGCCATCGACGCGCCCAACTGGCACAACGACAGCTTCCCCGGCTCCTTCTACCCGCGCGGCATGCGGCCCGGCAGCCTCACCGTCGAGTCCCGCACCGACCCGGCCGTCGTCGGGGAACTCCGGCGCCGCGGCCACGACGTCCAGGTCGCCGACGCCTGGTCGGAGGGCCGGCTGTGCGCGGTGGCCCGGGATCCGCGCACCGGTGTGCTGTCCGCGGCGGCGAATCCCCGGGGGATGCAGGGATACGCGGTCGGACGGTGA
- a CDS encoding lamin tail domain-containing protein, which translates to MSSRSIRRIAAATLVAGTALGAAALPASAQSTARPDGYRSGVVISDVQSDFRGFGDHGNRSLNREWVDVTNTSRHRVNLDGWTLSDRDGHTYTFRHYRLDGRATVRVHTGVGRDTYRDLFQDRRTSVWDRRSDTATLRNDHGRYVDSASVGDRHHRDHDGDHRGDRGGRHGHGH; encoded by the coding sequence ATGTCCTCTCGTTCGATCCGCCGTATCGCCGCCGCCACCCTCGTCGCCGGCACCGCCCTCGGCGCGGCCGCACTTCCCGCTTCGGCCCAGTCCACCGCCCGGCCGGACGGGTACCGCTCGGGTGTGGTCATCAGCGACGTACAGTCCGACTTCCGGGGCTTCGGCGACCACGGCAACCGCTCCCTGAACAGGGAATGGGTCGACGTCACCAACACGTCCCGCCACCGCGTGAACCTCGACGGCTGGACCTTGTCGGACCGTGACGGCCACACCTACACCTTCCGTCACTACCGCCTCGACGGCCGTGCCACGGTCCGTGTCCACACCGGGGTCGGCCGCGACACCTACCGCGACCTCTTCCAGGACCGCCGCACCTCCGTGTGGGACAGGCGGTCCGACACCGCGACCCTCCGCAACGACCACGGCCGCTACGTGGACTCCGCCTCCGTGGGTGACCGCCACCACCGCGACCACGACGGAGACCACCGGGGCGACCGCGGCGGGCGCCACGGTCACGGCCACTGA
- a CDS encoding lipoyl protein ligase domain-containing protein, protein MHGEYKIPGGKLVVVDLDVEDGLLRHARVAGDFFLEPDEALDAVNRALEGAPADTDAAGLAARVRAGLPEGTVMYGLTPEGVATAVRRALAHATDWTDYDWRLIHEGPQSPALHMALDEVLTAEVAAGRRPPTLRVWEWGAPSVIIGSFQSLRNEVDPDGAARHGIEVVRRISGGGAMFVEPGNTITYSLSVPEALVQGLSFQDSYAYLDDWVLGALGDMGIRAWYQPLNDIATDQGKIAGAAQKRVVGPGGGPGAVLHHVTMSYDIDADKMLEVLRIGREKLSDKGIGSAKKRVDPLRRQTGLAREEVIGRMIESFRGRYGLTDGAVTPAELARAEELARSKFGSPEWTARVP, encoded by the coding sequence GTGCACGGTGAGTACAAGATCCCCGGCGGCAAGCTCGTCGTGGTGGACCTGGACGTCGAGGACGGGCTGTTGCGTCACGCACGCGTGGCGGGCGATTTCTTCCTCGAGCCGGACGAGGCGCTGGACGCCGTGAACCGCGCGCTGGAGGGCGCGCCCGCCGACACGGACGCGGCGGGCCTCGCGGCCCGCGTCCGGGCGGGGCTGCCCGAGGGCACGGTCATGTACGGCCTGACCCCGGAAGGCGTCGCGACCGCGGTGCGCAGGGCGCTCGCCCACGCCACCGACTGGACGGACTACGACTGGCGGCTGATCCACGAGGGGCCGCAGTCCCCCGCGCTGCACATGGCCCTCGACGAGGTGCTGACCGCGGAGGTCGCCGCCGGCCGTCGCCCTCCGACCCTGCGCGTGTGGGAGTGGGGCGCGCCGTCCGTGATCATCGGGAGTTTCCAGTCGCTGCGCAACGAGGTCGACCCGGACGGGGCCGCGCGGCACGGCATCGAGGTGGTGCGCCGGATCTCCGGCGGCGGGGCGATGTTCGTGGAGCCGGGCAACACCATCACCTACTCCCTCTCGGTCCCGGAGGCGCTCGTCCAGGGCCTGTCGTTCCAGGACAGCTACGCCTATCTCGACGACTGGGTGCTCGGGGCGCTCGGTGACATGGGGATCAGGGCCTGGTACCAGCCTCTGAACGACATCGCGACGGACCAGGGGAAGATCGCGGGCGCTGCCCAGAAGCGGGTGGTCGGTCCGGGCGGCGGGCCCGGCGCCGTGCTTCACCACGTGACCATGTCGTACGACATCGACGCCGACAAGATGCTCGAAGTGCTGCGCATCGGCCGGGAGAAGCTCTCCGACAAGGGCATCGGGAGCGCGAAGAAGCGGGTGGATCCGCTGCGCCGGCAGACGGGGCTGGCACGCGAGGAGGTCATCGGGCGGATGATCGAGTCCTTCCGCGGCCGCTACGGCCTCACGGACGGCGCGGTGACACCCGCGGAACTGGCCCGTGCCGAGGAGCTCGCGCGCTCCAAGTTCGGGTCGCCGGAGTGGACGGCCCGGGTGCCGTAG
- a CDS encoding DUF4232 domain-containing protein, which translates to MTVPRPSPPCPRPIRRALLAGALVFAVAGCGFFSEPDHRPLTVHSPAVAVPRAAECPPSGVRVDAGRVDAAMGLRAMTLTLTNCSGRPYRLNGHPSVRVLDEKGAALTGVRTVQGTDQVPMAPEDPGAHPLTLDPGESARAALYWRMAAENGTYLKVVPQPGRAAVNVRPPETLDIGPENTLGTTAWTSPS; encoded by the coding sequence ATGACCGTGCCGCGCCCGAGCCCGCCGTGCCCGAGGCCGATCCGCCGCGCCCTCCTCGCCGGTGCGCTGGTGTTCGCCGTCGCCGGTTGTGGCTTCTTCTCGGAGCCCGACCACCGGCCCCTGACCGTCCACTCGCCCGCCGTCGCGGTCCCGAGGGCCGCCGAGTGTCCGCCGTCCGGTGTGCGCGTCGACGCCGGCCGGGTCGACGCGGCCATGGGACTGCGGGCGATGACGCTCACGCTCACCAACTGCTCCGGGCGCCCGTACCGACTGAACGGCCACCCCTCCGTCCGCGTCCTCGACGAGAAGGGCGCCGCGCTCACCGGAGTGCGCACCGTCCAGGGCACCGACCAGGTGCCCATGGCCCCGGAGGACCCCGGGGCCCACCCGCTCACCCTGGACCCCGGCGAGAGCGCGCGGGCGGCGCTGTACTGGCGGATGGCCGCCGAGAACGGCACCTACCTGAAGGTCGTCCCGCAGCCGGGGCGCGCCGCGGTGAACGTACGGCCGCCGGAGACCCTCGACATCGGGCCCGAGAACACGCTCGGCACGACGGCGTGGACGTCACCGTCCTGA
- a CDS encoding response regulator translates to MIRVALVDDQALMRAGFRALLDAEDGIEVVGEAADGEQGLALVRARRPDVALVDVQMPVMSGIEATRRIAADPGLSAVHVLILTNHGLDEYVFEALRAGADGFLLKDTEPADLLQAIEIVARGEALLSPSVTRTLIGEFVARPPDRTTAPGLECLTRREREVTALAARGLSNEEIAAHMVVSPFTAKTHISRAMTKLGARDRAQLVVYAYESGLVTARAGAPRRRAMIGE, encoded by the coding sequence GTGATCAGAGTCGCGCTCGTCGACGACCAGGCGCTGATGCGCGCCGGATTCCGTGCCCTGCTGGACGCCGAGGACGGCATCGAGGTGGTGGGCGAGGCCGCCGACGGGGAGCAGGGGCTCGCGCTGGTCCGGGCCCGGCGGCCGGACGTCGCCCTCGTCGACGTGCAGATGCCGGTGATGTCGGGCATCGAGGCGACCCGGCGGATCGCCGCCGACCCGGGACTGTCCGCGGTACACGTCCTCATCCTCACCAACCACGGCCTGGACGAGTACGTCTTCGAGGCGCTGCGGGCCGGGGCCGACGGCTTCCTGCTCAAGGACACCGAGCCCGCCGACCTCCTCCAGGCCATCGAGATCGTCGCGCGCGGCGAGGCCCTGCTGTCCCCGTCCGTGACCCGCACGCTGATCGGCGAGTTCGTCGCCCGGCCGCCGGACCGGACCACCGCACCGGGCCTGGAGTGCCTCACCCGCCGCGAACGCGAGGTGACCGCGCTCGCCGCGCGCGGCCTCAGCAACGAGGAGATCGCCGCGCACATGGTCGTGAGCCCGTTCACGGCCAAGACGCACATCAGCCGTGCCATGACCAAGCTGGGCGCCCGCGACCGGGCCCAACTCGTCGTGTACGCCTACGAGTCGGGTCTGGTGACGGCCCGGGCGGGCGCTCCCCGGCGGCGTGCGATGATCGGCGAATGA
- a CDS encoding sensor histidine kinase yields MTLDPASRRQLADTALAIVVGALVMTAAAFDEGTAPADYALTAVASLALAGYRHAPRGVLVVSTAATTAYVVHAHPGPLAALPVLCAVHTAARAGHRGAGALASAVFLAGYVATGPTRQEIVERAGLLAGWFLCALVTGLADRNWQAYLRQTEQRALEAERTREEAALRRAGEERLRIARELHDSLTHSISIVKLQAGVAVHLARKRGEEVPPALLAIQEAGGEAMRELRSTLEVLRTDEPTGTPAQLVERARAAGLAVELAVGGDARPLPETVDRAAYRIVQEALTNAARHAGPAEVTVRLDYSAAGLAISVDDDGGADPSRPPTPGIGLTGMRERVTALGGTLRAAPRVGGGFSVHARLPLGTPEDGS; encoded by the coding sequence ATGACGCTGGACCCGGCCTCACGCCGACAGCTCGCCGACACGGCCCTCGCGATCGTCGTCGGCGCCCTCGTCATGACCGCCGCCGCCTTCGACGAGGGCACCGCACCCGCCGACTACGCGCTGACGGCCGTCGCCTCCCTCGCCCTCGCGGGGTACCGTCACGCACCACGCGGGGTGCTCGTCGTCAGTACGGCCGCCACGACGGCGTACGTCGTGCACGCGCACCCCGGCCCCCTCGCCGCCCTGCCCGTCCTGTGCGCCGTCCACACCGCCGCGCGCGCCGGGCACCGGGGTGCCGGGGCCCTCGCGAGCGCGGTGTTCCTGGCCGGGTACGTCGCGACGGGCCCCACCCGGCAGGAGATCGTCGAACGCGCCGGCCTGCTGGCCGGCTGGTTCCTGTGCGCCTTGGTCACGGGCCTCGCCGACCGCAACTGGCAGGCCTACCTGCGCCAGACCGAACAGCGCGCGCTGGAGGCGGAACGCACCCGGGAGGAGGCCGCCTTGCGCCGGGCGGGCGAGGAACGCCTGCGGATCGCCCGCGAGTTGCACGACTCGCTCACGCACAGCATCTCCATCGTCAAGCTCCAGGCCGGTGTCGCCGTCCATCTCGCGCGCAAACGCGGCGAGGAGGTGCCCCCCGCGCTGCTCGCCATCCAGGAGGCGGGCGGCGAGGCGATGCGCGAACTGCGGTCCACGCTGGAGGTGTTGCGCACCGACGAACCGACCGGCACCCCCGCGCAGCTCGTGGAGCGGGCCCGCGCCGCCGGCCTCGCCGTCGAACTGGCGGTCGGCGGCGACGCACGACCGCTGCCGGAGACGGTGGACCGCGCCGCCTACCGCATCGTCCAGGAGGCGCTGACCAACGCCGCGCGCCACGCGGGCCCCGCCGAGGTGACCGTCCGGCTCGACTACTCGGCGGCCGGGCTGGCGATCTCGGTGGACGACGACGGCGGCGCCGACCCCTCCCGTCCGCCCACGCCCGGCATCGGCCTCACCGGGATGCGCGAGCGGGTCACGGCCCTCGGCGGCACCCTGCGTGCCGCCCCGCGTGTCGGGGGAGGCTTCTCCGTGCACGCCCGACTGCCCCTGGGGACACCGGAGGACGGATCGTGA
- a CDS encoding carboxymuconolactone decarboxylase family protein, protein MSSPFRYTVPPEPASAAGPVRSVYAQLARDFGISRAATFVVLSSAPGIMASAWALMRESLIAGDGSRTGKELAALGVSEANRCPFCVDAHRMLLHATGDHALAERVARGEAPADERQARVLAWGRATRVPGARELAPYPFPAAHAPAYIGTALAFHFINRVVSALLTERLLPGGVQRFRAVRSLGGRSLSRTVRRHPVPGAGLTLLDDAGLAILDHAGPGPDWAGATTVGPAYAALRAAAGEGGELLDAADRLLVRETLGAWDGAHPPLGWAGLPGRDRPGARLALLAALAPYRITDEDVAAWRTPERTDGPLVRLVAYGAFAAVDRIETALPVRAAREAS, encoded by the coding sequence GTGTCCAGTCCCTTCCGGTACACCGTTCCGCCCGAGCCCGCGTCCGCCGCCGGTCCGGTCCGCTCCGTCTACGCCCAGCTCGCCCGGGACTTCGGGATCTCGCGGGCGGCCACCTTCGTCGTGCTGTCCTCGGCGCCCGGGATCATGGCGTCCGCCTGGGCGCTGATGCGTGAGTCGCTGATCGCGGGCGACGGGAGCCGGACCGGGAAGGAGCTCGCGGCGCTGGGCGTGTCCGAGGCCAACCGCTGTCCGTTCTGCGTGGACGCGCACCGGATGCTGCTGCACGCCACCGGCGACCACGCGCTCGCGGAGAGGGTGGCCCGGGGAGAAGCGCCGGCCGACGAGCGGCAGGCACGGGTGCTGGCCTGGGGCAGGGCGACCCGGGTCCCCGGAGCGCGGGAACTGGCCCCGTACCCCTTCCCCGCGGCGCACGCGCCGGCGTACATCGGCACCGCCCTCGCCTTCCACTTCATCAACCGTGTGGTGTCGGCGCTGCTGACCGAGCGGCTGCTGCCGGGCGGCGTCCAGCGGTTCCGGGCGGTGCGGAGTCTGGGCGGGCGGTCGCTGTCCAGGACCGTGCGCCGGCACCCGGTGCCGGGCGCCGGTCTGACCCTCCTCGACGATGCCGGTCTGGCGATCCTGGACCACGCCGGTCCGGGCCCGGACTGGGCGGGCGCGACCACGGTCGGTCCCGCCTACGCAGCGCTGCGCGCCGCCGCCGGGGAGGGCGGGGAGCTGCTCGACGCCGCCGACCGCCTCCTCGTACGGGAGACGCTGGGCGCCTGGGACGGCGCGCATCCGCCGCTCGGGTGGGCCGGGCTGCCCGGCCGTGACCGTCCCGGCGCCCGTCTGGCGCTGCTGGCCGCGCTCGCCCCGTACCGGATCACGGACGAGGACGTGGCGGCCTGGCGCACCCCCGAACGCACGGACGGCCCGCTGGTGCGGCTCGTGGCGTACGGAGCCTTCGCGGCCGTCGACCGGATCGAGACCGCGCTGCCCGTGCGCGCGGCGAGGGAGGCCTCATGA
- a CDS encoding class I SAM-dependent methyltransferase → MTRIADSVQARVWNGPLGTHWATHHLRYGALVSGLDDALFEGAAIAAGDRVLDVGCGAGATTRTAGRLAAHGHAVGVDLSAPLLERARALTAAEGVANVAYELGDAQTHRFPPAGYDVVISRGGVMFFADHQAAFRNLARALRPGGRLAFVCPQPAGPHQEESRALSLFAKLLDAPDAHTVAAQTAMASLSDPARLRAVLAGWDEVRVTPVGAEAVWGRDAADAVGFVLSRTPGQVVDAAARRALEDALRPYETDRGVCLRAAVWLVTAKWSPAVRR, encoded by the coding sequence ATGACGCGGATCGCCGACTCCGTGCAGGCGCGGGTGTGGAACGGGCCGCTCGGCACCCACTGGGCCACCCATCACCTCCGCTACGGCGCGCTCGTGTCGGGTCTCGACGACGCGCTCTTCGAGGGGGCCGCGATCGCCGCGGGCGACCGGGTCCTGGACGTCGGCTGCGGGGCCGGCGCGACGACGAGGACCGCGGGCCGGCTGGCCGCGCACGGGCACGCGGTAGGCGTCGACCTCTCGGCGCCCCTGCTCGAACGGGCCCGGGCGCTCACCGCGGCCGAGGGTGTCGCCAACGTGGCCTACGAACTCGGCGACGCCCAGACCCACCGCTTCCCGCCCGCCGGTTACGACGTGGTGATCAGCCGGGGCGGGGTGATGTTCTTCGCGGACCATCAGGCCGCGTTCCGGAATCTGGCCCGGGCGTTGCGGCCGGGCGGGCGCCTCGCGTTCGTCTGCCCGCAGCCGGCCGGTCCGCACCAGGAGGAGTCGCGTGCCCTGAGCCTCTTCGCGAAACTCCTCGACGCTCCGGACGCCCACACCGTCGCGGCGCAGACCGCGATGGCCTCGCTGTCCGACCCGGCACGGCTCCGTGCGGTGCTGGCGGGCTGGGACGAGGTGCGTGTCACACCGGTCGGCGCGGAGGCGGTGTGGGGGCGGGACGCGGCGGACGCGGTCGGTTTCGTCCTCTCGCGTACGCCCGGACAGGTGGTCGACGCGGCCGCCCGCCGAGCCCTGGAGGATGCTCTGCGCCCTTATGAGACGGATCGGGGGGTGTGCCTGCGGGCGGCGGTGTGGCTGGTGACGGCGAAGTGGAGTCCAGCCGTCCGGCGATGA